A window of the Desulforegula conservatrix Mb1Pa genome harbors these coding sequences:
- a CDS encoding phosphatidylglycerophosphatase A family protein, whose protein sequence is MKLTLNDSRHILFAATGCYSGYSPVMPGTAGSIAAIPICLIFMLMPAWMNTLSVAALILFSIWICDQAEKILGEKDPGCIVLDEIAGMVVTLSGVAPGFTNIMAGFVLFRFFDILKPWPIKNLETIFKGGAGIVADDIGAGIYASIMLNVLLINGII, encoded by the coding sequence ATGAAACTGACACTAAACGACAGCAGACATATTCTTTTTGCGGCAACCGGCTGCTATTCTGGTTATTCACCAGTCATGCCAGGGACAGCAGGATCTATTGCTGCAATCCCCATATGCTTGATATTCATGCTCATGCCTGCATGGATGAACACATTATCAGTTGCTGCTCTGATTCTTTTTTCTATCTGGATATGCGATCAAGCCGAAAAAATTCTCGGTGAAAAAGATCCCGGCTGCATAGTTCTGGACGAGATTGCAGGCATGGTAGTGACTCTTTCTGGCGTTGCTCCTGGTTTTACAAATATTATGGCTGGTTTCGTTCTTTTCAGATTCTTTGATATCTTAAAACCGTGGCCTATTAAAAATCTTGAGACAATATTCAAAGGCGGTGCGGGCATTGTTGCAGACGACATTGGAGCTGGGATATATGCTTCAATCATGCTTAATGTTTTGCTGATCAACGGAATTATTTGA
- a CDS encoding 30S ribosomal protein S1: MNKRDDVMNNEFMDENEDQTMEDFMRMYEESFSRLGEGEVVIGRVIAVDRDYVLVDVGYKSEGQIAIHEFYDETGKTNVQIGDEVEVMIEVWDEEEERVILSKEKAAKIKVWEEIKKIYDEDGIVEGIITSRVKGGFSVDIGVAAFLPGSQADLRPIRNLDELVGKSFTFKVLKYNRKRSNIVLSRRVILEQARENARSETLKSIEEGRVMQGIVKNITEYGVFVDLGGVDGLLHITDISWGRVKHPSEMFSVGDTINVKILSYDLEKERVSLGMKQLAPDPWSIASEKYSIGKKVNGKVVSLTDYGAFVELEEGVEGLIHVSEMSWTRKVRHPSKIVSVGEQVEAIVLDIKPENRRISLGMKQAMPNPWDVISEKYPIGTIIEGKIKNITDFGLFIGIDDDIDGLVHISDISWTKRIKHPSEVYKKGDTVQAIVLDIDKGSERFSLGVKQLTLDPWKSVAERYKPGTEVTGTVTNVTDFGVFVEIEEGIEGLVHVSEISREKIKNPEEKYKAGDSITAKVMNINSDERRIGLSIKRLEQEEDPDALADYNAGAKESTSAFGEAFSEAHKAKEGQK, encoded by the coding sequence ATGAACAAAAGAGATGACGTAATGAACAACGAATTTATGGATGAAAACGAAGACCAAACCATGGAAGACTTCATGCGCATGTATGAAGAAAGCTTCAGCCGCCTTGGCGAGGGCGAAGTTGTTATAGGCAGGGTTATTGCCGTTGACAGGGACTATGTTCTCGTCGATGTCGGATACAAGTCCGAAGGTCAGATTGCCATCCATGAATTCTATGATGAGACCGGCAAGACCAACGTTCAGATCGGTGACGAAGTTGAAGTCATGATCGAAGTTTGGGACGAGGAAGAGGAAAGAGTAATCCTCTCCAAAGAAAAAGCCGCCAAGATCAAAGTTTGGGAAGAAATCAAAAAGATTTACGATGAAGACGGTATTGTCGAAGGTATCATTACAAGCCGCGTAAAAGGCGGGTTCTCTGTTGATATAGGAGTAGCTGCGTTCCTTCCTGGTTCACAGGCTGACCTTCGTCCAATAAGAAACCTTGACGAACTTGTTGGCAAATCCTTCACTTTCAAGGTTCTCAAATACAACAGAAAACGCAGCAACATCGTTCTTTCCAGACGCGTTATCCTCGAGCAGGCTCGTGAAAATGCACGCAGCGAGACCCTCAAGTCAATCGAAGAAGGCCGCGTAATGCAGGGTATCGTCAAGAACATCACCGAATACGGCGTATTCGTTGACCTTGGCGGAGTTGACGGTCTTCTCCACATCACAGATATTTCATGGGGCAGAGTCAAGCATCCATCAGAAATGTTCTCTGTTGGCGACACAATCAATGTCAAGATACTCTCCTACGATCTTGAGAAGGAGCGCGTATCCCTTGGCATGAAGCAGCTTGCTCCGGATCCGTGGTCAATTGCCAGCGAAAAATACTCCATCGGCAAAAAGGTTAATGGTAAAGTTGTCAGCCTCACAGATTACGGCGCATTTGTTGAACTTGAAGAAGGCGTTGAAGGCCTTATCCATGTTTCAGAAATGTCATGGACACGTAAGGTTCGTCATCCGTCCAAGATCGTTTCTGTAGGAGAACAGGTTGAAGCAATCGTTCTCGACATCAAGCCAGAAAACCGCCGTATATCCCTCGGCATGAAACAGGCAATGCCTAATCCTTGGGATGTTATCAGTGAAAAATACCCAATCGGTACAATCATTGAAGGCAAGATCAAGAACATCACAGATTTCGGTCTGTTCATCGGCATAGATGATGATATTGACGGTCTTGTTCATATTTCAGACATATCCTGGACAAAGCGTATCAAACATCCTTCGGAAGTATACAAGAAGGGCGATACTGTTCAGGCAATCGTTCTTGACATAGACAAAGGCAGCGAACGTTTCTCACTTGGTGTTAAACAGCTTACCCTTGATCCTTGGAAGAGCGTTGCGGAAAGATACAAGCCAGGTACTGAAGTAACCGGTACTGTTACAAACGTGACTGACTTCGGTGTGTTTGTAGAAATCGAAGAAGGTATCGAAGGTCTTGTTCACGTATCTGAAATCAGCCGTGAAAAGATCAAGAATCCCGAAGAAAAATACAAGGCTGGCGATTCCATCACTGCAAAGGTTATGAATATCAACAGTGATGAAAGAAGAATCGGCCTTTCAATAAAACGCCTTGAGCAGGAAGAAGATCCGGATGCGCTTGCTGATTACAACGCAGGTGCAAAAGAATCGACTTCAGCTTTTGGAGAAGCTTTCAGCGAAGCTCACAAGGCAAAAGAAGGTCAGAAATAA
- a CDS encoding YqgE/AlgH family protein, with protein sequence MVEDSKVFFQGQFIIAMPGLVDENFSNSVVCISEHKNEGALGFIINKPHPYIVCRDVFDELGIECTEKSGGVPVYIGGPVQPDRVFILHAGPFAWEGCFRFPPGLAVSNTTDIIKAIAEGEGPEKYMFFLGCAGWAENQLEQEIIHNFWLTTPVDQEILFEFAPEHRWREVIERMGINPALLSSDSGTA encoded by the coding sequence ATGGTGGAAGACAGCAAGGTTTTTTTTCAGGGGCAGTTTATTATTGCCATGCCAGGGCTGGTGGATGAAAATTTTTCCAATTCTGTTGTATGTATAAGTGAGCATAAAAATGAAGGTGCTCTGGGGTTCATAATAAATAAACCGCATCCTTATATCGTTTGCAGGGATGTCTTTGATGAACTCGGAATAGAATGCACAGAAAAATCAGGAGGGGTCCCAGTTTATATTGGCGGTCCTGTTCAGCCTGACAGGGTTTTTATCCTTCATGCCGGCCCATTTGCATGGGAGGGCTGTTTCAGATTTCCTCCCGGTCTTGCCGTAAGTAACACCACTGATATTATAAAAGCTATTGCAGAGGGTGAAGGCCCTGAAAAATATATGTTTTTTCTCGGCTGTGCCGGGTGGGCGGAAAACCAGCTTGAACAGGAAATAATTCATAATTTCTGGCTGACAACACCTGTTGATCAGGAAATTCTTTTCGAATTTGCACCCGAGCACAGATGGAGAGAGGTCATCGAGAGAATGGGTATAAATCCGGCTCTGCTGAGTTCGGATTCAGGGACTGCCTGA
- the recA gene encoding recombinase RecA, translating into MTTEKEKALQSAMSQIERQFGKGSIMVLGSNAIQQIPVIPTGSISLDVALGIGGIPRGRITEIYGPEASGKTTIALHTVAEAQKMGGIAAFIDAEHALDISYAKKLGVNCEELLVSQPDHGEQALEIADMLVRSGAVDILVIDSVAALVPKAEIEGEMGDSHMGLQARLMSQALRKLTATISKTMTSVIFINQIRMKIGVMFGNPETTTGGNALKFYASVRLDVRKSTPIKDAQDIMGNRTKVKIVKNKLAPPFKEVEFDMMYGEGISKTGDLLDLGVTLNVVEKSGAWYSYQSERIGQGRENAKKFLLDNPDTYSRIEAKVKEALGFGDKQAITEVPKDEDSK; encoded by the coding sequence ATGACTACTGAAAAAGAAAAAGCCCTTCAATCAGCCATGAGTCAGATTGAGCGCCAGTTCGGCAAGGGAAGCATCATGGTTCTTGGAAGTAACGCAATCCAGCAGATTCCTGTTATCCCTACAGGATCAATATCCCTCGATGTTGCACTTGGAATTGGCGGAATACCGCGTGGCAGAATAACTGAAATCTATGGCCCTGAAGCGTCAGGAAAAACAACCATAGCTCTTCATACAGTGGCTGAAGCCCAGAAAATGGGTGGGATAGCCGCATTCATCGACGCTGAACACGCCCTCGACATTTCATACGCCAAAAAACTTGGCGTAAATTGCGAAGAACTTCTTGTGTCTCAGCCTGACCACGGTGAGCAGGCCTTAGAAATTGCGGATATGCTGGTTAGAAGCGGAGCTGTTGATATTCTTGTAATAGACTCAGTAGCAGCTCTTGTCCCAAAAGCTGAAATTGAAGGTGAAATGGGCGATTCCCATATGGGTCTTCAGGCAAGACTCATGAGCCAGGCACTAAGAAAGCTTACGGCAACCATAAGCAAGACAATGACTTCCGTAATCTTCATAAACCAGATAAGAATGAAAATCGGCGTCATGTTCGGGAACCCTGAAACAACAACAGGTGGCAATGCATTGAAGTTTTATGCATCTGTCCGCCTTGACGTAAGAAAAAGCACGCCTATAAAAGATGCCCAGGATATCATGGGCAACAGAACCAAGGTCAAGATTGTAAAAAACAAGCTCGCCCCGCCATTCAAAGAAGTCGAATTTGACATGATGTACGGTGAGGGTATTTCAAAAACTGGGGATCTCCTTGATCTTGGAGTCACGCTGAACGTAGTCGAAAAAAGCGGCGCATGGTACTCATATCAGAGTGAACGAATTGGCCAGGGAAGAGAAAACGCCAAGAAATTTCTTTTGGACAATCCTGATACTTATTCAAGAATTGAAGCAAAAGTAAAAGAAGCGCTTGGATTTGGAGATAAACAGGCTATAACTGAAGTGCCAAAAGATGAGGATAGCAAATAA
- the alaS gene encoding alanine--tRNA ligase produces MTGNDTRQLFIDYFAKNAHQHVRSSSLVPSDDPTLLFTNAGMVQFKRLFMGEDKRKYTTAVTSQKCVRAGGKHNDLENVGYTARHHTFFEMLGNFSFGDYFKEKAIELGWDLLTNGYKLPTDKLWVSIFLDDDEAYDIWRNKIGIPDNRIVRLGEKDNFWAMGDTGPCGPCSEIHIDRGDKYSCDNPDCGVDCDCDRFLEIWNLVFMQFYRDENGTMTRLPKPSIDTGMGLERLSSVLQDVATNYDTDLFTPIMHRVADLSGKSIGASFNTDVAMKVIADHSRAAAFLIGDGILPSNEGRGYVLRRIMRRAIRYGRNLGLVKPFLHETARVVFDIMEGTYPELKAADAFITNVIQNEEMRFSETLDKGLGLLNETLSEMKEKGQTEVPGQVMFKLYDTYGFPVDIVRDVVKDSGLDLDMDGFNSAMHKQKEQSRSKVHFAGTGAAFRELGASGVTTEFTGYSKIEDNGKILVLAVNGEAVESASAGTKIEIVTDKTPFYAESGGQAGDCGTIKGEGGLEIQITDTIKDPTGFVIHKGEVKTGTATSGIEVSLMVDQEKRRLTALNHTATHILHSALHHLVGDHVKQAGSLVSSERLRFDFTHFAQVDRDTIEAIEKFVNERICDNTPVEIEEMDAEAAFKSGATALFEEKYGDRVRVVSMSDFSKEFCGGTHTSRTGNIGFFKILTETSVAAGIRRIEAVTSSGALKAVQETNRKLFEAASIFRDSPDNLISRIEKTLADQKATEKELQLLKSKIAAASLDSIEDDIKVIAGIKTVIRRVDVEDQASMRDLADKYKDKLGSGVIVLASESDGKVMLIAMVTKNLTAKFKAGDIVKQIAPVVGGGGGGRPDMAQAGGSKPEMIADALKKAAEIIAG; encoded by the coding sequence ATGACAGGTAATGATACCCGCCAGCTTTTTATAGATTATTTTGCAAAAAATGCCCATCAGCACGTCAGAAGTTCTTCACTGGTTCCGTCCGACGACCCTACCCTGCTTTTCACAAACGCGGGCATGGTTCAGTTCAAACGTCTTTTCATGGGCGAAGACAAAAGAAAATACACCACTGCCGTAACTTCCCAGAAATGCGTGCGAGCAGGCGGAAAGCACAATGACCTTGAAAATGTGGGTTATACTGCAAGACACCATACCTTCTTCGAGATGCTCGGCAACTTCTCTTTTGGAGACTATTTTAAGGAAAAAGCCATAGAACTTGGCTGGGATCTTCTCACAAACGGCTATAAACTTCCGACAGACAAGCTATGGGTTTCCATATTCCTTGATGACGATGAAGCCTATGACATCTGGAGAAACAAAATTGGCATTCCGGACAACCGAATCGTCAGACTCGGTGAAAAAGACAATTTCTGGGCAATGGGAGATACAGGACCATGCGGCCCGTGTTCAGAAATTCACATTGACCGCGGAGACAAATACAGCTGCGATAATCCTGATTGCGGAGTTGACTGTGATTGCGACAGATTCCTTGAAATATGGAATCTCGTTTTCATGCAGTTCTACAGGGACGAAAACGGTACAATGACAAGGCTGCCAAAGCCAAGTATAGACACAGGCATGGGGCTTGAACGTCTTTCATCTGTTCTCCAGGATGTTGCAACAAATTATGATACGGACCTATTCACTCCGATAATGCATAGGGTCGCTGACCTTTCAGGAAAATCCATAGGAGCCTCTTTCAATACTGATGTGGCTATGAAGGTTATCGCAGATCACAGCAGGGCGGCGGCATTTCTCATTGGAGACGGGATTCTACCATCCAACGAAGGCAGAGGTTACGTATTAAGGCGCATAATGAGAAGAGCCATAAGATACGGAAGAAACCTCGGCCTTGTAAAACCTTTTCTCCATGAAACTGCAAGAGTCGTTTTCGACATAATGGAAGGAACCTATCCCGAGCTTAAAGCTGCGGACGCATTTATAACAAATGTAATCCAGAACGAAGAAATGCGCTTTTCAGAAACCCTGGACAAAGGCCTCGGACTTTTAAACGAAACACTTTCAGAGATGAAAGAAAAAGGACAGACAGAAGTTCCTGGCCAAGTGATGTTCAAACTATATGATACATACGGATTCCCGGTCGATATTGTCAGGGACGTTGTCAAGGATTCAGGACTGGACCTTGACATGGATGGTTTCAATTCAGCAATGCACAAGCAAAAGGAACAATCCAGATCAAAAGTACATTTTGCCGGAACAGGAGCTGCATTCAGAGAGCTTGGAGCATCAGGGGTTACAACTGAGTTTACTGGTTATTCCAAAATTGAAGATAATGGCAAAATTCTTGTTCTTGCGGTAAACGGAGAAGCGGTTGAATCTGCTTCTGCCGGCACTAAAATTGAAATCGTTACTGACAAAACTCCTTTTTATGCTGAATCTGGCGGACAGGCTGGTGACTGTGGAACTATAAAGGGTGAAGGCGGTCTTGAGATTCAGATTACTGACACAATCAAGGACCCGACAGGATTCGTAATTCATAAGGGTGAAGTAAAAACTGGAACTGCCACAAGCGGCATAGAAGTATCGCTTATGGTTGATCAAGAAAAAAGAAGACTAACAGCACTTAACCATACAGCCACACATATTCTTCACTCGGCTCTGCACCATCTGGTTGGTGACCATGTTAAACAGGCTGGCTCCCTTGTTTCATCTGAAAGACTCAGATTCGACTTCACGCATTTTGCCCAGGTTGACAGAGATACCATCGAAGCCATTGAAAAATTTGTGAATGAAAGAATCTGCGATAATACTCCTGTGGAAATCGAGGAAATGGACGCTGAAGCTGCTTTCAAATCCGGGGCAACAGCACTTTTCGAAGAAAAATACGGAGACAGGGTCAGGGTTGTATCCATGAGCGATTTCAGCAAGGAATTCTGTGGAGGAACCCATACCTCAAGAACCGGAAACATTGGTTTTTTCAAAATTCTTACTGAGACCAGCGTCGCAGCCGGAATCAGAAGAATTGAGGCCGTAACTTCTTCAGGAGCACTCAAGGCAGTTCAGGAGACAAATAGAAAACTGTTTGAAGCAGCATCTATTTTCAGGGATTCTCCGGACAACCTTATTTCCAGAATTGAAAAAACCCTGGCAGATCAAAAAGCCACAGAAAAAGAGCTTCAGCTGCTAAAATCCAAAATAGCGGCTGCGTCCCTTGACAGCATCGAAGATGACATAAAAGTAATTGCAGGAATAAAAACCGTAATCCGCAGGGTTGATGTGGAAGACCAGGCTTCAATGAGAGATCTTGCTGACAAATACAAAGACAAGCTTGGCTCTGGAGTAATAGTTCTTGCATCAGAATCTGACGGGAAGGTCATGCTGATAGCTATGGTTACAAAGAATCTTACTGCTAAATTCAAGGCTGGCGACATAGTTAAACAGATAGCTCCTGTTGTAGGCGGAGGCGGAGGCGGAAGGCCGGACATGGCCCAGGCCGGAGGCTCAAAACCAGAAATGATAGCAGATGCACTTAAAAAGGCTGCTGAAATAATAGCCGGTTAA
- the gspF gene encoding type II secretion system inner membrane protein GspF produces the protein MPVYEYNALTGKGKTTKGIINAESLSAAKSRLKSTGLYPVSVIEAESEKKKTIERIKQVSFFSKSVKTSELAIFTRQLASLIASGFPLVSAIGALIAQLSNPFFQKKISQIKEAIEEGQSFAGSLEEHSDIFNPVYINMVKAGESSGTLDLVLDRLASIIESRHMLATKLKTAMAYPVLMCIIGTLILFLLMTYIVPNITSIFTDMNQALPWPTRLLITVSNFFRSFWWLLIGIIALTPTVLYRIREKPGGRKKIDGLMLKIPLIGTLIQKIGAARFARTLGSLLANGVPILTSLEIVETVVNNVLFTEAVQKASKAVEQGKSLGESLADSAILPHIAIQMITVGEQSGNLESMLERAADIFENEVESTVATITSLMEPIMILAMGIVVGFIVVAICLPIFEMNQLIK, from the coding sequence ATGCCTGTATATGAATACAACGCCCTGACCGGAAAAGGCAAGACAACAAAAGGGATCATAAATGCCGAAAGCCTCTCGGCTGCAAAATCAAGACTTAAAAGCACTGGGCTTTATCCTGTATCTGTAATAGAAGCCGAATCAGAAAAGAAAAAAACCATTGAACGAATAAAGCAGGTTTCTTTTTTTTCAAAAAGCGTGAAGACATCCGAACTTGCCATTTTTACAAGACAGCTTGCATCCCTCATTGCGTCAGGGTTCCCTCTTGTTTCGGCAATCGGCGCCCTGATAGCTCAACTGAGCAATCCTTTTTTTCAAAAAAAAATCTCCCAGATAAAGGAAGCCATTGAAGAAGGCCAGAGCTTTGCAGGATCACTTGAAGAACATTCGGACATTTTTAATCCTGTGTATATAAATATGGTAAAGGCCGGTGAAAGTTCAGGTACCCTGGATCTGGTTCTTGACCGACTTGCCAGTATAATTGAAAGCAGACACATGCTGGCAACGAAACTTAAGACAGCCATGGCATATCCTGTTCTCATGTGCATCATTGGCACGTTGATTCTATTCCTGCTCATGACATATATAGTTCCAAATATCACATCCATATTTACTGACATGAATCAAGCGCTTCCTTGGCCCACAAGACTTCTTATAACAGTCAGCAATTTCTTCAGATCTTTCTGGTGGCTGTTGATAGGCATAATTGCCTTAACCCCGACTGTTTTATACAGAATAAGGGAAAAACCCGGAGGAAGAAAAAAAATTGACGGCTTGATGCTGAAAATACCGCTCATAGGCACTCTTATCCAGAAGATAGGAGCCGCCAGATTTGCAAGAACACTTGGTTCGCTATTAGCAAATGGAGTTCCCATACTCACATCTCTTGAAATTGTTGAAACCGTTGTCAATAATGTGCTTTTTACAGAGGCGGTACAAAAGGCTTCAAAAGCTGTTGAACAGGGCAAAAGCCTTGGTGAATCGCTTGCAGACTCGGCCATCCTTCCCCACATAGCAATACAAATGATAACAGTAGGAGAGCAGAGCGGAAATCTTGAATCAATGCTTGAAAGGGCCGCCGATATTTTCGAGAATGAGGTGGAATCAACGGTCGCAACAATCACATCACTCATGGAACCTATCATGATCCTTGCCATGGGGATTGTCGTAGGGTTCATTGTGGTTGCCATTTGCCTTCCGATCTTTGAGATGAACCAGCTCATAAAATAG
- the sppA gene encoding signal peptide peptidase SppA produces MFSRRHPFLYFILIFSAIWGVVIVIAALVSNFGQSSKSIMDTKPGIGIVEVVGPIYDAKKINEDIKKFSEDPEIKAIVVRIDSPGGAVGPSQEIYREIEKAKKTKKIIASMGSVAASGGYYAACITDGIMANNGTITGSIGVIMGFTNFKKIMDKIGLIPVVVKSGDMKDVGSPARDMTDVEKQFLQDFVSKIHHQFVSDVAKGRNLEEEYVKKLADGRIYTGQEAVELKLVDKLGNFDDAVAWAGEMAGIKGPVTPVYPPEDELTFIKKILESSAKIAKIHFFDPDIKAEYLLQGQ; encoded by the coding sequence ATGTTCTCCCGCAGACACCCTTTTCTTTATTTTATTCTTATTTTTTCTGCAATCTGGGGCGTTGTAATTGTCATTGCAGCCCTTGTTTCAAATTTTGGGCAAAGCTCAAAAAGCATTATGGACACCAAGCCAGGCATAGGAATAGTTGAGGTTGTCGGGCCAATTTATGATGCAAAAAAAATCAATGAAGACATAAAAAAATTCAGCGAAGACCCTGAAATTAAGGCTATCGTGGTCAGAATTGATTCACCTGGAGGTGCGGTTGGCCCGTCCCAGGAAATTTACAGGGAAATAGAAAAAGCAAAAAAGACAAAAAAAATAATCGCCTCAATGGGATCAGTTGCAGCATCAGGTGGATATTACGCAGCCTGCATAACAGACGGAATAATGGCCAATAATGGAACCATAACAGGCAGCATCGGCGTAATAATGGGCTTTACCAATTTCAAAAAAATCATGGACAAGATAGGTCTCATTCCTGTTGTTGTAAAAAGTGGTGATATGAAAGATGTTGGATCACCTGCAAGAGACATGACGGATGTAGAAAAGCAGTTTCTCCAGGATTTTGTGTCAAAAATACACCACCAGTTCGTCTCTGATGTTGCAAAGGGAAGAAATCTCGAAGAAGAATATGTTAAAAAGCTTGCAGACGGAAGAATATATACTGGTCAGGAAGCGGTGGAGCTTAAACTCGTTGATAAGCTCGGCAATTTTGACGATGCAGTCGCATGGGCAGGAGAAATGGCTGGGATAAAAGGACCGGTTACGCCAGTTTATCCACCTGAAGATGAACTTACTTTCATAAAAAAAATATTGGAATCATCTGCAAAAATTGCAAAAATCCATTTTTTTGATCCTGACATCAAAGCTGAGTACCTTCTTCAGGGACAATAA
- the thpR gene encoding RNA 2',3'-cyclic phosphodiesterase → MTDKPRLFIALDIPDTAVEKVMDIQKMMKKANIPARWVSTKNIHLTLKFIGETDSKNLPCIKEILEYSVNDFEPFKLSISNAGAFPGMINPSVIWAGLTGETELVMKLSRIIDRNLFEKLDIKRETKSSKPHITIARIKTRINPSKLAGVIEEIGSNTPFPFIAESVSLFQSTLTRDGAKYTALKTLKLNTKNH, encoded by the coding sequence ATGACTGATAAACCAAGACTTTTCATAGCTCTCGATATCCCAGATACAGCTGTGGAAAAAGTCATGGATATCCAGAAGATGATGAAAAAAGCGAATATCCCAGCAAGATGGGTTTCAACAAAAAATATTCATCTGACACTTAAATTCATTGGTGAAACTGATTCAAAGAATCTTCCGTGCATAAAAGAAATACTTGAATACTCTGTAAATGATTTCGAGCCATTTAAACTTAGTATTTCAAACGCAGGAGCCTTTCCTGGCATGATAAATCCGTCAGTAATCTGGGCTGGGCTTACAGGCGAAACAGAACTTGTCATGAAGCTATCCAGAATTATTGACAGAAACCTTTTCGAAAAGCTTGATATCAAACGTGAGACAAAGTCATCTAAACCTCATATTACAATAGCCAGGATTAAAACCAGAATAAATCCATCGAAACTGGCAGGTGTAATTGAAGAAATTGGGAGTAATACGCCCTTCCCTTTTATTGCGGAATCAGTAAGTCTTTTTCAGAGTACTCTTACACGGGACGGTGCTAAATATACAGCATTGAAAACATTGAAGCTAAATACAAAAAATCATTAA
- a CDS encoding GGDEF domain-containing protein, protein MPSRIQNQPLHKDFSGIEKEFEVCLSNGFPMLFFPDNIEKQFLCDTQESRKRSFLVTGLIAVFLYNLFLLTDIQMVPDIWKLAWTIRICIITPSMLLLLMAIKKNWLNSKLEYIVDLLVMITTVSIIIIYDLSDHHNASYYHTGIILSVMFGNIVVRLRFWHAFIISWTTFILYIVIVNRIHNFEPANIMNSIIVCFTATAISQVANYQMELDERYNYLRSKIKEITNLRLSISRDELERISTIDELTGIANRRLFDSAFDKEWRVALRYQAPISLIFMDIDEFKAFNDFYGHQAGDECLKKVARLIKTNVHRPHDLCARYGGEEFVILLSDTCLDSAMVIAEKMRHSLDSAKIPHQNSKVADHVTACFGVACLIPSIEGFHSELLENADKALYMAKESGKNTVIPYTSKIGCK, encoded by the coding sequence ATGCCCTCGCGTATACAAAACCAACCTTTACATAAAGACTTTTCCGGGATTGAAAAAGAATTTGAAGTGTGCCTGAGCAATGGTTTTCCAATGCTTTTTTTCCCGGATAATATTGAAAAGCAATTTCTTTGCGATACCCAGGAATCAAGAAAAAGAAGCTTTCTTGTAACAGGGCTAATTGCGGTTTTTCTTTATAATCTTTTTCTTCTTACAGACATCCAGATGGTCCCGGATATCTGGAAATTAGCCTGGACAATAAGAATTTGCATTATCACTCCATCAATGCTTCTTTTGCTGATGGCAATAAAAAAAAACTGGTTGAACAGCAAGCTTGAGTATATTGTAGACCTCCTGGTCATGATAACGACTGTCAGTATCATAATCATCTACGACCTTAGTGATCATCATAACGCATCATACTATCATACAGGGATAATTCTATCGGTTATGTTCGGCAACATCGTCGTAAGGCTCAGATTCTGGCATGCCTTTATTATCTCTTGGACGACCTTCATACTTTATATTGTAATCGTAAACAGGATACATAATTTCGAGCCTGCCAACATAATGAACAGCATTATTGTCTGCTTCACAGCCACAGCAATTAGCCAAGTAGCGAATTACCAAATGGAGCTTGATGAGAGATACAATTACCTAAGAAGCAAGATAAAAGAGATAACCAATCTGAGACTATCGATTTCCAGAGATGAACTTGAAAGAATATCGACCATAGATGAGCTGACAGGAATTGCAAACCGAAGGCTCTTTGATTCTGCCTTTGACAAGGAATGGCGGGTTGCGCTCAGGTATCAGGCGCCTATATCACTGATATTCATGGACATAGATGAGTTCAAAGCATTTAATGATTTCTATGGGCATCAGGCAGGTGATGAGTGTCTCAAAAAGGTCGCGAGACTCATAAAAACTAATGTCCACAGGCCCCATGACCTCTGTGCAAGGTATGGAGGGGAAGAATTCGTTATTCTTCTATCTGACACATGTCTTGACAGCGCAATGGTTATTGCAGAAAAGATGAGACATAGTCTGGACTCGGCCAAAATACCTCATCAAAACTCAAAAGTTGCAGATCATGTAACCGCCTGTTTTGGTGTCGCATGCCTGATCCCATCAATAGAAGGCTTCCATTCAGAACTCCTCGAAAATGCTGACAAGGCGCTTTATATGGCAAAGGAATCAGGCAAAAACACAGTAATACCTTATACCTCTAAAATTGG